The Streptomyces cynarae genome contains a region encoding:
- the cobT gene encoding nicotinate-nucleotide--dimethylbenzimidazole phosphoribosyltransferase: MQAEAPVEPQADQSFGRFVPVEGTVPTTPHLAPTPPHALTVPPLPVQEQQPAEESAPAVAQQEEPAVQEPVAMVPGPREGEAPAPEPHAEDLETVVAQQADDLDTRAADQEESTAAVEEARQSTGPAAPGYDDAEREAVLRVMRERRDIRNGFRSDPIPHDVLLRVLEAAHTAPSVGHSQPWDFVVIRSAETRRTMHELAMRQREAYAKSLPKGRAKQFKELKIEAILDTPVNIVVTADPTRGGRHTLGRHTQPQMAPYSSALAVENLWLAARAEGLGVGWVSFFDEREMVRALGLPEHLEVVAYLCVGYVDEFPEEPELMQAGWSKRRPLSWVVHEETYGRRALPGEEPHDLLAETVAGIRPLDAKALGEAWERQKRMTKPAGALGMLEIISAQLSGLSRQCPPPIPEPAAVAIFAGDHGVHAQGVTPWPQEVTGQMVANFLGGGAVCNAFAGQVGAEVCVIDVGVAADLPATPGLLPRKVRAGTADMTTGPALTREEVKQAIEVGIETARDLVAAGNRALLTGEMGIANTTASAALIAVFTDTDPSEVTGRGTGINDETLARKTEVVRRAIELHQPDPADPIGVLAAFGGLEHAAMVGLLLGGASLRTPVILDGVSAGAAALVARAIAPEVLAACIAGHRSAEPGHVAALNKLGLRPLVDLDLRLGEGTGALLALPLVQSAARAMHEVATFDSAGVTEK; encoded by the coding sequence GTGCAGGCCGAAGCGCCTGTGGAGCCCCAGGCGGACCAGTCGTTCGGCCGGTTCGTGCCCGTCGAGGGCACCGTGCCGACCACCCCGCACCTGGCCCCCACCCCGCCGCACGCGCTGACCGTGCCGCCCCTGCCCGTCCAGGAGCAGCAGCCCGCCGAGGAATCCGCTCCGGCCGTCGCCCAGCAGGAGGAACCGGCGGTGCAGGAGCCCGTCGCCATGGTTCCCGGCCCCCGCGAGGGCGAGGCGCCCGCCCCGGAGCCGCATGCCGAGGACCTGGAGACCGTAGTCGCACAGCAGGCGGACGACCTCGACACCCGGGCCGCCGACCAGGAAGAGAGCACGGCCGCCGTGGAAGAAGCACGACAGTCCACCGGCCCGGCGGCGCCCGGATACGACGACGCCGAGCGCGAAGCCGTCCTGCGCGTGATGCGCGAGCGCCGCGACATCCGCAACGGCTTCCGCAGCGACCCGATCCCGCACGACGTGCTGCTGCGCGTCCTGGAGGCCGCCCACACGGCACCCTCCGTGGGCCACTCCCAGCCGTGGGACTTCGTCGTCATCCGATCCGCCGAGACGCGCCGCACGATGCACGAACTGGCCATGCGCCAGCGCGAGGCGTACGCCAAGTCGCTGCCCAAGGGCCGGGCGAAGCAGTTCAAGGAACTGAAGATCGAGGCCATCCTCGACACACCGGTGAACATCGTGGTCACCGCCGACCCCACCCGGGGCGGCCGCCACACCCTCGGCCGGCACACCCAGCCGCAGATGGCGCCGTACTCCTCCGCGCTCGCCGTCGAGAACCTGTGGCTCGCGGCCCGCGCCGAGGGCCTCGGGGTCGGCTGGGTCAGCTTCTTCGACGAGCGCGAGATGGTCCGCGCCCTCGGGCTGCCCGAGCACCTGGAGGTCGTGGCGTACCTGTGCGTCGGGTACGTCGACGAGTTCCCGGAGGAGCCCGAGCTGATGCAGGCGGGCTGGTCCAAGCGCCGCCCGCTGTCCTGGGTCGTGCACGAGGAGACGTACGGCCGTCGCGCGCTGCCCGGCGAGGAGCCGCACGACCTGCTCGCTGAGACCGTCGCCGGCATCCGCCCGCTGGACGCCAAGGCGCTCGGCGAGGCCTGGGAGCGGCAGAAGCGGATGACCAAGCCCGCGGGCGCCCTCGGCATGCTGGAGATCATCTCCGCGCAGCTGTCCGGCCTGTCCCGGCAGTGCCCGCCGCCGATCCCGGAGCCCGCGGCCGTCGCCATCTTCGCGGGCGACCACGGCGTGCACGCCCAGGGCGTCACCCCGTGGCCCCAGGAGGTGACGGGCCAGATGGTCGCCAACTTCCTGGGCGGGGGAGCGGTCTGCAACGCCTTCGCGGGCCAGGTCGGTGCCGAGGTCTGTGTCATCGACGTGGGTGTGGCCGCCGACCTGCCCGCCACCCCCGGCCTGCTGCCGCGCAAGGTCCGCGCCGGCACGGCCGACATGACGACCGGCCCCGCGCTCACCCGCGAGGAGGTCAAGCAGGCGATCGAGGTCGGCATCGAGACGGCCCGCGACCTGGTGGCGGCCGGCAACCGCGCGCTGCTCACCGGTGAGATGGGCATCGCGAACACGACGGCCTCGGCCGCCCTGATCGCCGTCTTCACGGACACGGACCCGTCCGAGGTGACGGGCCGCGGCACCGGCATCAACGACGAGACGCTCGCCCGCAAGACGGAGGTCGTGCGCCGCGCCATCGAACTCCACCAGCCGGACCCGGCCGACCCGATCGGCGTCCTGGCGGCGTTCGGCGGCCTGGAGCACGCGGCGATGGTGGGCCTGCTGCTCGGCGGCGCGTCCCTGCGCACGCCGGTCATCCTGGACGGCGTCAGCGCGGGCGCCGCCGCCCTGGTGGCGCGCGCCATCGCCCCCGAGGTGCTCGCGGCGTGCATCGCAGGCCACCGCAGCGCGGAGCCGGGCCATGTGGCCGCCCTGAACAAGCTGGGCCTTCGGCCCCTGGTCGACCTGGACCTCCGCCTGGGCGAGGGCACCGGCGCCCTACTGGCCCTGCCGCTGGTCCAGAGCGCGGCGAGGGCGATGCACGAGGTGGCGACGTTCGACTCGGCGGGCGTCACGGAGAAGTAG